The nucleotide window GCCGGAATTGTGCCTGATTCCAACAATCCGGGATTCAAACATTTCTTTATTCAGCCGGAAGTCGTGGGCGATATGACTTTCGCGAAAGCGGAATACCAATCGATTTATGGAAAAATTGCTTCGGCGTGGGAAAAGAAAGACGGAAAATTAATCCTGAAAGTAGAAATTCCTGCCAATACATCGGCGACCATAAAATTGCCGGTTTCGAAAGATTCAGAAATTAAAATGAATAAAAAATCGGTTAGTACAGTTTTTGATGAAAAAACCAAAAAACCAACTTTAGAATTAGGATCAGGAATTTATACAATTGAATGTAAAATATAGTTTTCGGGGACCTAACAGGTTTTTAAAACCTGTTAGGTCTGATTTGAAGTTAACAATAAATAAAAAATGAAAAATTTAAAACACACAACTTTTACGTTACTAATTTCAATTTTTGCATTGACTTTAGCGAACGCTCAATGCACTTCGGACACCAATTTCAGGAGACCGGTTTCGGAAACGCTTCAAAAAATTGCAACCATTTTTAAGGTTACCATCAATGACGACCGTGGTTTACTAAAAGGAAAAGAACTCGATTATGCCGATTGGCGAATCGAACCCGGAAATCTTCCAATTTCACTAACGAATATTTTGGCTCCATTTGAGCTGATGTACTTCAAACAGCCGGACGGGAGTTACATTATTCGAAAATATGAAAACCATAAAGTTTCGGTTGATAAAGGTAGAGAGCGCTTAAACTATCTGACGACTTTGTACTCGAATGCAGCAGAATGGGAAGCGCGCAAAAAAGAAATAAAAGCCTGTATGATTACGTCATTTGGTTTGGACAAAGCTCCGCCAATGCCGAAATCAAAACCAATTTTAACTCCAAAAAGAATCTATAAAGACTACAGCGTTGAGAATATTGCGCTCGAAATTCTTCCTGGCGTTTACACCACGGGATCAATTTACAAACCGTATCCGCTAAACAAAAAAGCGGCAGTTATCTTAACGCCCGACGGACATTTTGGTGATGGTAGATATAGAAAAGACGAGCAGTATCGTTGTGCCATAATGGCCAAAATGGGAGCAATCGTAGTGAGTTATGATTTATTTGCCTGGGGCGAATCGTTGCTTCAATTTCCGGAAGAAACACACCGAAACAGCATTGCATCGACCGTTCAGGTTTTGAGCGGAATGCGTTTATTGGATTATTTATCGACTCAGAAAAATGTCGATATGACCCGTGTTGGCGTTACCGGTGGTTCGGGCGGAGGTTCGCACACGATGTTTTTGGCCGCATTGGATGACCGAATCAAAGTTTCGGCACCCGTGGTGATGGTTTCGTCACATTTTTCCGGAGGATGTCCTTGCGAAAGCGGTCGCGGCATTCACCTTTGCGGTAACGGAACCAATAATGCCGAAATCTCGGCAATGATGGCACCAAAACCACAATTGATTGTTTCCGATGGAAAAGACTGGACATTGGCCGTTCCTGAGTTGGAATTCCCTTTTATCCAAAGAACCTATGATTTTTACGGTAAGAAAAATTTGGTCGAAAATGCTCATTTTGCCAATGAAGGACACGATTTTGGGGTTTCAAAACGTATGGCGTTGTATCCGTTTATGGCAAAATATTTAGGATTGGATTTAAAGAAAGTACAAAACGAAAAAGGCGAAATCGACGAATCAACCTGCGTGATTGAACCTTACGATAAATTATATGTTTTTGGCAACAAAGCCGAAAATCTGCCGAAAAACGCATTGAAAGACATCAACAAATTATATGAAATGTTCGGGGAAAAAAATCTGAAGGTTTACGAGGTTAAGAAGTAAATGTTTAGCCACAGATTCACAGATTATGTGAATTAAAATCTGTGAATCAGTGGCTAAAATATAAAATGAAAAATATGAAGTTAAGAAGTAAAATTACTGCTATTTGTTTTGGGATTTTTTCCTTTGCAACAGCGCAAAACAGCGAACTGAAACTTTGGTATGATAAACCTGCATCCATTTGGAACGAAGCCTTGCCTTTGGGTAATGGACGTTTGGGTGCAATGGTTTTTGGCGATCCGGCTGTGGAGCGTCTGCAATTGAATGAAGAAACAATTTGGGCGGGTTCACCGAACAGCAATGCGCACAACAAATCAATTGAGGCTTTACCAAAAGTAAGACAACTCATTTTTGACGGTAAATTTGACGAGGCACAGGATTTGGCGACTCGTGATATAATGTCGCAGACCAATGACGGAATGCCGTATCAGACTTTTGGAAGTGTTTATATTTCGTTTCCCGGACATCAAAAATACACGAATTATTATCGTGATTTGAATATTGGTGATGCTAGCGCAAAAGTGAAATACACAGTCAACGGCGTAGAATTTA belongs to Flavobacterium aquiphilum and includes:
- a CDS encoding acetylxylan esterase, with protein sequence MKNLKHTTFTLLISIFALTLANAQCTSDTNFRRPVSETLQKIATIFKVTINDDRGLLKGKELDYADWRIEPGNLPISLTNILAPFELMYFKQPDGSYIIRKYENHKVSVDKGRERLNYLTTLYSNAAEWEARKKEIKACMITSFGLDKAPPMPKSKPILTPKRIYKDYSVENIALEILPGVYTTGSIYKPYPLNKKAAVILTPDGHFGDGRYRKDEQYRCAIMAKMGAIVVSYDLFAWGESLLQFPEETHRNSIASTVQVLSGMRLLDYLSTQKNVDMTRVGVTGGSGGGSHTMFLAALDDRIKVSAPVVMVSSHFSGGCPCESGRGIHLCGNGTNNAEISAMMAPKPQLIVSDGKDWTLAVPELEFPFIQRTYDFYGKKNLVENAHFANEGHDFGVSKRMALYPFMAKYLGLDLKKVQNEKGEIDESTCVIEPYDKLYVFGNKAENLPKNALKDINKLYEMFGEKNLKVYEVKK